In one window of Rathayibacter caricis DSM 15933 DNA:
- a CDS encoding MaoC family dehydratase: protein MPYEPDAGTSAASDAPFAQPVTDRYFDDYVPGSVLEHGSYRVTVAEIIDFGRRFDPHDMHTDPGLAAGTPLGGLVASGWHTTAMMMRMLVESYLNQAASIASPGVDELRWSVPVRPDDLLRARFTVLDARRSVSRPDRGVLRTRIELLNQDRLAVMTQTMTNLILRRPAR from the coding sequence ATGCCCTACGAACCGGACGCCGGCACCTCCGCAGCATCCGATGCGCCGTTCGCGCAGCCGGTCACCGACCGCTACTTCGACGACTACGTGCCCGGATCCGTGCTGGAGCACGGCTCCTACCGGGTCACCGTCGCCGAGATCATCGACTTCGGCCGCCGCTTCGACCCGCACGACATGCACACCGACCCCGGGCTCGCGGCCGGCACCCCTCTCGGCGGACTCGTCGCCAGCGGCTGGCACACCACCGCGATGATGATGCGGATGCTCGTCGAGTCCTACCTCAACCAGGCGGCGAGCATCGCCTCGCCCGGAGTGGACGAGCTCCGCTGGTCCGTCCCCGTCCGCCCCGACGACCTCCTCCGGGCCCGCTTCACCGTGCTCGACGCGCGCCGCTCCGTCTCGCGGCCCGATCGGGGAGTGCTCCGCACCCGCATCGAGCTCCTGAACCAGGATCGCCTCGCGGTCATGACCCAGACCATGACCAACCTGATCCTGCGCCGCCCGGCACGCTGA
- a CDS encoding cupin domain-containing protein translates to MDQNSTSIAGELAHVTRHWTPRVVGRVNDQYVKVAKLLGELVWHAHEDEDEMFLVVSGTLRIQLEDRPDVHLAPGEFFVVPKGVRHNPVADEEVEIVLIETITTAHTGDVVVARTVPIDAQLGRTPS, encoded by the coding sequence GTGGATCAGAACAGCACCAGCATCGCCGGCGAGCTCGCGCACGTGACCCGGCACTGGACTCCGAGGGTCGTCGGGCGGGTGAACGACCAGTACGTGAAGGTCGCGAAGCTGCTCGGCGAGCTCGTGTGGCACGCGCACGAGGACGAGGACGAGATGTTCCTCGTCGTCTCCGGAACTCTGCGCATCCAGCTCGAGGACCGCCCGGACGTGCACCTCGCACCGGGCGAGTTCTTCGTCGTCCCGAAGGGGGTCCGCCACAACCCCGTCGCTGACGAGGAGGTGGAGATCGTCCTCATCGAGACCATCACCACGGCGCACACGGGCGATGTCGTCGTGGCCCGCACGGTTCCGATCGACGCCCAGCTCGGCCGCACTCCGTCCTGA